One stretch of Brettanomyces nanus chromosome 4, complete sequence DNA includes these proteins:
- the RTS1 gene encoding serine/threonine-protein phosphatase 2A 56 kDa regulatory subunit delta isoform (BUSCO:EOG09340RDG) — MKGFKQRFKVKTNLSKNDKKKDSKKDDKSKSKKVPSDHHSNVHHRHHSHHEHEHDHDHGDNHGDNHGDDHADEHADEHADEHDHDQDNDNDHDHEQQHAQSLQSSQQIPSAPSQQSNQQKPDTQSEKMAKQSSEKQLQPPPLASQHLLQLPGAPRKVSDTRIDPSSDMEMSPLTPTNSSGGASGIVTTDELGLPKLHASNSPFDKVPKDDLELKLRTPQRHSSSRFDPVSDRKVFQKLASFDEVDPDYYPELFVQKVDQCKIMFDFFDPSSDIQGKEMKRLTLHELTVFVSTTRMTYTDEMYRHVVDMFKMNIFRPIPPPVNPVGDIYDPDEDEPVYELAWPHMQMVYEFFLRFVESPDFNNTVAKPYIDHQFVLTLLELFDSEDNRERDCLKTTLHRIYGKFLSLRSFIRKSINNIFLTFIYETGRFNGISELLEILGSIINGFALPLKEEHKIFLIKVLIPLHKARCLSLYHPQLAYCILQFLEKDPNLTEEVIMGLLRYWPKINSPKELMFLNEIEDIFEIIDPQEFQRIEVPLFAQLAKCISSPHFQVSEKVLCYFNNEFFVSLVTENAESILPIIFPSLYELSQPEMELVEQQQQQQEDNPDQQLSDYDFDEASSWNRTISTLAYNALKIFMDANPIVYDRCCILYEEQMKEEKARKELREEHWKKLETYVEKLQLGDDSTKKVEIK, encoded by the coding sequence ATGAAAGGATTTAAACAGCGGTTCAAGGTTAAGACCAACCTGAGTAAGAATGACAAAAAGAAGGACTCCAAGAAGGACGATAAGAGCAAGTCAAAGAAGGTTCCAAGCGACCATCATAGTAATGTCCATCACCGTCACCACAGTCATCACGAGCATGAACATGACCATGACCATGGTGACAATCATGGTGACAATCATGGTGACGATCATGCTGATGAACATGCTGATGAACATGCTGATGAACATGACCACGACCAAGACAACGACAACGACCATGACCATGAACAACAACATGCACAATCCCTGCAGTCTTCTCAACAAATACCGTCAGCACCATCTCAACAGTCCAATCAACAAAAGCCTGATACCCAATCTGAGAAGATGGCTAAGCAATCAAGTGAAAAACAACTGCAGCCACCACCGTTGGCGTCACAGCATCTACTACAGCTACCCGGAGCACCGAGGAAAGTTTCCGATACGCGTATTGATCCATCTTCAGATATGGAGATGTCACCTCTAACGCCTACCAATAGTAGTGGAGGAGCTTCGGGTATCGTAACCACAGATGAGCTTGGCTTACCTAAATTGCATGCCTCAAACTCTCCATTTGACAAGGTTCCAAAGGATGATTTGGAACTCAAGCTTAGGACCCCTCAGAGGCACTCCAGTTCCAGATTTGATCCCGTTAGTGATCGCAAGGTGTTTCAGAAACTGGCCTCGTTCGACGAGGTGGATCCTGATTACTACCCGGAACTCTTTGTCCAGAAAGTGGATCAGTGCAAAATCATGtttgacttctttgatCCTTCTTCGGATATTCAGGGGaaggaaatgaagagaCTCACGTTGCATGAGTTAACTGTTTTTGTTAGCACCACGAGAATGACCTATACAGATGAAATGTATAGACACGTCGTTGACATGTTCAAAATGAATATTTTCAGACCAATTCCACCTCCAGTTAACCCTGTTGGCGATATATACGATCCCGATGAGGACGAACCCGTTTATGAATTGGCCTGGCCTCATATGCAGATGGTTTATGAGTTTTTCTTGAGATTTGTGGAAAGTCCAGATTTCAACAATACCGTAGCAAAGCCTTATATTGATCACCAGTTTGTTCTGACGCTTTTGGAACTATTTGACAGTGAGGATAacagagaaagagactGTTTGAAAACCACCTTGCATAGAATCTACGGTAAATTCTTAAGCCTCAGATCGTTTATCCGCAAATCTATTAACAACATCTTCCTTACATTTATTTACGAAACGGGACGTTTCAATGGTATCTCTGAGTTGCTTGAAATTCTGGGTTCTATAATCAATGGCTTTGCTCTTCCattaaaagaagaacacaAGATCTTTTTAATCAAAGTTCTTATCCCATTGCACAAGGCCAGATGCCTTTCCTTATACCATCCACAATTGGCCTACTGCATATTAcaatttttggaaaaggaTCCAAACTTAACGGAGGAAGTTATCATGGGATTGCTTAGGTATTGGCCGAAGATCAATTCTCCAAAGGAGTTGATGTTTTTGAACGAGATCGAGGATATATTTGAGATTATCGATCCACAAGAGTTCCAGAGGATAGAGGTGCCACTCTTTGCCCAGTTAGCCAAATGTATCTCATCCCCACACTTTCAGGTCAGCGAGAAAGTTCTCTGTTACTTCAATAATGAGTTTTTCGTGTCTCTAGTGACGGAAAATGCCGAAAGCATCTTGCCCATCatcttcccttctttgTATGAACTTTCTCAGCCCGAAATGGAACTGGTagagcagcagcaacaacaacaagaagatAACCCTGATCAGCAGCTGAGTGATTATGACTTCGATGAGGCCAGCAGTTGGAATAGAACTATCTCTACCTTAGCATACAAtgctttgaagattttcATGGATGCGAACCCGATTGTTTATGACAGATGCTGCATTCTATATGAGGAAcagatgaaagaagaaaaggcaAGGAAGGAGCTTAGAGAGGAGCACTGGAAAAAACTAGAAACCTACGTAGAGAAGTTACAGCTGGGTGATGATAGTACCAAGAAGGTGGAAATCAAGTGA
- the PIL1 gene encoding Eisosome core component (EggNog:ENOG41) has translation MMQRTYSLRSARAPTASDLQSPIAVPISTTKKGRFFGAGSIANSIRRTTAGQFGPELSKKLAQFVKMEKNVMRAMEVCSHERKAAAKQLSLWGAENEDDVSDITDKLGVLVYEVGELEDQFVDRYDQHRITLKSIRDIEASVQPSRDRKAKITDQIAYLKYKDPQSPKITILEQELVRAEAESLVAEAQLSNITREKLKAAFSYQFDSIRENSEKVALIAGYGKALLELLDDSPVTPGETRPAYDGYEASKQIIVDCENALASWTLQSAQVKPTLSFKANDGLYDGDDDLADGVDNLHVSDQDWEEGQQQEHEEPAKATA, from the coding sequence ATGATGCAAAGAACTTACTCTCTTAGGTCTGCGAGGGCACCTACTGCATCTGATTTGCAGAGTCCTATTGCCGTTCCTATTTCCACTACAAAGAAGGGCAGGTTCTTCGGTGCTGGCTCAATTGCCAACAGCATTAGAAGAACTACTGCAGGTCAATTTGGCCCAGAACTATCCAAGAAATTAGCACAGTTTGTTAAGatggaaaaaaatgttATGAGAGCAATGGAAGTTTGCTCCCACGAAAGAAAGGCTGCTGCTAAGCAATTGTCCCTTTGGGGTGCCgagaatgaagatgacgttTCAGATATTACCGACAAATTGGGTGTTCTTGTTTATGAGGTTGGTGAATTGGAGGACCAATTCGTTGACAGATACGATCAGCACAGAATTACTTTGAAGAGCATCAGAGACATTGAAGCTTCTGTTCAGCCTTCAAGGGACCGGAAGGCAAAGATCACCGATCAAATCGCCTACTTGAAGTATAAGGATCCACAGTCACCTAAGATTACAATTTTGGAGCAGGAATTGGTTCGTGCTGAAGCCGAATCTCTTGTTGCAGAGGCTCAGTTGTCTAACATAACCAGagaaaagttgaaagcTGCCTTTTCCTACCAGTTTGACTCTATCAGAGAGAACTCTGAGAAGGTTGCATTAATCGCCGGTTATGGTAAGGCTCTTTTGGAATTGTTGGATGACTCTCCTGTCACTCCTGGTGAGACTAGACCTGCCTATGATGGATACGAAGCTTCTAAACAGATCATTGTTGATTGTGAGAATGCTTTAGCATCGTGGACTTTGCAGAGTGCTCAAGTTAAGCCTACTTTAAGTTTCAAGGCTAATGATGGTCTTTACGACGGcgatgatgatttggcAGATGGTGTTGACAATTTGCACGTTTCTGATCAAGATTGGGAGGAGGGTCAGCAACAGGAGCATGAAGAGCCGGCTAAGGCTACTGCCTGA
- a CDS encoding uncharacterized protein (BUSCO:EOG09342M7O), which yields MDTSDGFVPIVALFFALFHPTEGTKVVHQVPSGSIVPPVKSDDSSALADPLFDFDAIKNYVIPKPALCNKLLTFKIDSYRVIGYPVNIYSSHYARNSFSFNFCFVFPYESDTTPYEGNIKRIGKMFRALEEQSQLLSKSEKGHEVFFKSSTDDEITKLAQQLKSTMGLNKHISESQKYLKIVEDWDEGVNQMIVDDITAPGRNAPAQPKFSSLKSLIQQIFQDLNNYSECMIPIDAANSVDIKLFPIFPPPPEIDASDVPIATVKLESMVDALWDPTLLKIIPFVNGINSVQQISDLAGADFELTRQCIQHLIHYKSVAVLDIFQFSNYYAPTPLLGNFLRDPIMSNECQSYVISTTGTFDSIPIKPPRGSVNSDITSLPSSISIDRRGSSPSKFALATTHHTLGVSPHSQPQSSTTNRRLSLLVASQSHSNSGLAKKRILTLPSKATLFYLYRSLNQNTTVRQWYLENNKALECIDIRRFITFGVLKGIIYRVRSYPVVPRLANSIDFGVSRPKKLAKKASKKIAKNYNLGALPVSRDPDITVKNKRRGSSKMINENDNGRDEDDDEDDDNADDDDEDDDEDEDEDEDEDEDEDEDEDEDEDDDEPQQKLSEEANKVIKAEESISEGDHALNETVTRSIPIARGDFESVILEESDEGRSIDRVSNIERTRKERQKQKDEAKLLKLLKATGDFDMICTTLKRSRKDVCDLMDSVGQWRVINS from the coding sequence ATGGACACAAGCGATGGATTTGTACCGATTGTGGCGTTGTTCTTTGCTCTTTTCCATCCTACTGAAGGTACAAAGGTGGTACATCAGGTGCCAAGCGGTTCCATAGTGCCTCCTGTGAAGTCGGACGACTCGTCAGCATTGGCTGATCCTCTATTTGATTTCGATGCAATTAAAAACTATGTTATTCCAAAGCCGGCTCTTTGTAATAAACTACTCACCTTTAAGATTGACAGCTATCGTGTCATTGGTTACCCAGTTAATATATACTCATCACACTATGCGAGAAACTCATTTAGTTTCAACTTTTGCTTTGTATTTCCTTACGAAAGTGATACCACCCCTTATGAGGGTAATATTAAGCGAATAGGAAAGATGTTTAGGGCATTGGAGGAACAGTCGcaacttctttcaaaatcagaAAAGGGCCATGAAgtattcttcaaaagctcaactgatgatgaaattaCCAAGCTGGCCCAGCAGTTGAAGAGCACTATGGGTTTAAACAAGCATATTTCTGAGAGTcagaagtatttgaagattgtGGAAGATTGGGACGAAGGTGTCAATCAGATGATCGTGGATGATATTACTGCACCGGGTAGGAACGCTCCAGCTCAGCCCAAGTTCTCctctttgaagagtctTATACAACagatttttcaagatctaAACAACTATTCTGAATGCATGATTCCAATTGATGCAGCAAACTCTGTTGACATCAAATTGTTTCCAATTTTCCCTCCACCTCCGGAGATTGATGCCTCGGATGTTCCGATAGCCACTGTGAAACTTGAATCCATGGTGGATGCTCTCTGGGATCCAACGCTGTTGAAAATCATTCCGTTTGtcaatggaatcaattCAGTCCAGCAAATAAGTGATCTGGCTGGAGCCGATTTCGAATTGACTCGTCAGTGTATACAACATCTCATACATTACAAGTCCGTTGCAGTGTTGGATATTTTCCAGTTTAGTAACTACTACGCACCCACACCTTTGTTAGGTAACTTTCTTCGGGATCCCATAATGTCAAACGAATGTCAATCATATGTCATAAGTACCACCGGTACTTTTGATAGTATTCCTATCAAGCCGCCAAGAGGTTCCGTTAATTCTGATATCACCAGTCTGCCCTCGTCAATCTCCATCGATCGTAGAGgctcttctccttctaaATTCGCTCTTGCTACCACGCATCATACTTTGGGTGTGTCTCCGCATTCCCAGCCTCAAAGCTCTACTACAAATAGGCGACTTTCTTTACTCGTGGCATCCCAGTCTCACTCTAACTCGGGTTTAGCCAAAAAACGCATTCTCACTTTGCCTTCCAAAGCTACCTTATTCTATCTTTACAGATCATTAAATCAGAATACAACAGTGAGGCAGTGGTATCTAGAGAACAATAAAGCTCTTGAGTGTATTGATATTAGAAGATTCATCACTTTTGGTGTTCTAAAGGGTATTATATATAGAGTTAGATCATATCCTGTTGTTCCTAGATTGGCCAATTCTATTGATTTTGGAGTTTCACGTCCGAAAAAGCTTGCCAAAAAGGCTTCCAAGAAAATAGCCAAAAACTACAATCTAGGTGCACTTCCTGTTAGTCGAGATCCTGATATTACAGTAAAGAATAAGCGTAGAGGGTCTTCGAAGATGATTAATGAGAACGATAATGGCcgtgatgaagatgatgatgaagatgatgataatgcggacgatgatgatgaggatgatgatgaggatgaggatgaggatgaggatgaggatgaggatgaggatgaggatgaggatgaggatgaggatgatgatgagccTCAACAGAAGTTATCCGAAGAAGCCAATAAGGTGatcaaagcagaagagagTATATCCGAGGGGGACCATGCCTTGAATGAGACTGTAACCAGAAGCATTCCAATTGCAAGaggagattttgaaagtGTCATCTTAGAAGAAAGCGACGAGGGACGGTCGATAGATCGAGTGTCTAATATTGAACGTACTAGGAAGGAGAGACAAAAACAGAAGGATGAAGCCAAATTGCTCAAATTACTCAAAGCTACAGGGGATTTTGATATGATATGTACAACACTGAAACGGTCAAGAAAGGATGTTTGCGATTTGATGGACAGCGTTGGCCAATGGAGAGTTATAAATTCTTAG